Proteins co-encoded in one Chitinivorax sp. B genomic window:
- a CDS encoding AraC family transcriptional regulator has protein sequence MRDNAIPLTLQRIQGVIDYIEDNLQAEFGIRDLADLAGMSHWHFQRVFRATVGETVKNYIRRRRLSWAAQRLLSGNDSVLDIALDAGFDSNEAFTRAFRSQFDASPREFRGNQQAPGFPQIKPQITQAYLEHLHRNVGLEPRIEHTGEIKLIGIKADLRVPHEAFDLAELGRPLWQAFRDRLPEIAHRIDDRAVLLCDIVSSSETEIRAFIMPGVEVSGFSAVPEGMVTAIRPPMNNALFSHAGNGTAWEYTMHYIFGAWLPCSGYVLSDAPAFFRFTPERSPFDDETELEYCVAIK, from the coding sequence ATGCGTGACAACGCCATTCCGCTCACCCTGCAACGCATTCAAGGTGTGATCGATTACATTGAAGACAACTTGCAAGCTGAATTCGGCATCCGCGATCTGGCAGATCTGGCAGGTATGTCTCATTGGCACTTCCAGCGTGTGTTCCGGGCCACGGTTGGTGAAACGGTCAAGAATTACATCCGTCGCCGGCGCCTGAGCTGGGCAGCGCAACGATTGCTGAGCGGCAACGACAGCGTGCTGGATATCGCGCTGGATGCCGGTTTCGACTCTAACGAAGCGTTCACTCGCGCGTTTCGCAGCCAGTTCGATGCCAGCCCACGTGAGTTTCGCGGCAACCAGCAGGCACCGGGTTTTCCGCAAATCAAGCCACAGATCACCCAGGCCTATCTTGAACACCTTCACCGCAATGTAGGGTTGGAACCGCGTATTGAACATACCGGTGAAATCAAGCTGATCGGCATCAAGGCAGACTTGCGGGTACCGCATGAAGCCTTCGATCTGGCGGAACTGGGCCGCCCATTGTGGCAGGCCTTTCGCGACCGCCTGCCAGAGATTGCCCATCGTATCGATGATCGGGCAGTCTTGTTGTGCGATATCGTCAGTTCCAGCGAGACGGAGATTCGCGCCTTCATCATGCCAGGCGTCGAAGTCAGCGGCTTCAGTGCTGTGCCGGAAGGCATGGTGACGGCCATTCGCCCGCCTATGAACAATGCCCTGTTCAGCCATGCTGGCAATGGCACCGCATGGGAATACACCATGCACTATATTTTTGGTGCCTGGCTGCCTTGTTCTGGCTATGTGTTAAGCGACGCACCCGCGTTCTTCCGCTTCACACCCGAGCGGTCGCCCTTCGACGATGAGACCGAGCTGGAATACTGCGTCGCCATCAAGTAA
- a CDS encoding transporter substrate-binding domain-containing protein: protein MGLSRSSTSWFPSAPGLIIALLAVWPGVASWAGHAPPLVLCFEDVPQKPWTFPDGTGLNFDLLKAVEKQLNEQFVFQAKPWKRCLQELRAGMVDGVIGGQDVPERRQYAVFPTQPSGESDSKYRLYWDHYFVFVRQDSKVTWDGNELRHLSKPVAIQSGYAIRHRLKQMEITFSEPGKSATDGLRMLEAGAVDAAILLGQESTYVLRHDPRFKARLTQLAPAFETLPFFLFFAKTTYTRSPQRLEAIWRGIADVRESAAYKQREAEQLAD from the coding sequence ATGGGCTTGTCCCGATCATCGACATCATGGTTTCCATCCGCGCCAGGCCTGATCATTGCCTTACTGGCGGTTTGGCCTGGTGTAGCCAGTTGGGCCGGCCATGCCCCCCCGCTGGTACTTTGCTTCGAAGACGTGCCGCAAAAGCCATGGACATTTCCTGATGGTACCGGCTTGAATTTCGATCTGCTAAAAGCCGTTGAGAAACAATTGAACGAGCAATTCGTTTTTCAGGCCAAGCCATGGAAACGTTGTCTGCAGGAATTGCGGGCCGGGATGGTGGATGGCGTCATTGGTGGGCAGGATGTGCCTGAACGGCGCCAGTATGCTGTTTTCCCGACCCAACCTTCAGGTGAAAGCGATAGCAAGTATCGGCTGTATTGGGATCACTACTTTGTCTTTGTTCGTCAGGACAGCAAGGTCACCTGGGATGGCAATGAGTTGCGACATCTGAGCAAACCGGTAGCCATTCAGTCGGGTTATGCCATCCGCCATCGACTCAAACAAATGGAAATCACCTTCAGCGAGCCCGGTAAAAGCGCGACCGATGGCCTACGCATGCTGGAGGCAGGTGCAGTCGATGCTGCCATCCTGCTGGGCCAGGAAAGTACCTATGTGCTGCGACATGACCCACGCTTCAAAGCCCGGCTGACTCAATTAGCCCCTGCTTTCGAGACTTTGCCGTTTTTCCTGTTTTTTGCCAAAACGACTTACACCCGTTCGCCGCAAAGGCTGGAAGCCATCTGGCGCGGAATCGCCGATGTCAGGGAGTCGGCAGCCTATAAACAACGCGAAGCCGAGCAGTTGGCGGACTGA